The Polyodon spathula isolate WHYD16114869_AA chromosome 13, ASM1765450v1, whole genome shotgun sequence genome includes a region encoding these proteins:
- the LOC121325384 gene encoding histone H2A-like, translating to MSGRGKTGGKARAKAKSRSSRAGLQFPVGRVHRLLRKGNYAQRVGAGAPVYLAAVLEYLTAEILELAGNAARDNKKTRIIPRHLQLAVRNDEELNKLMGGVTIAQGGVLPNIQAVLLPKKTEKPAKAK from the coding sequence ATGTCTGGTAGAGGTAAAACCGGCGGGAAAGCAAGAGCAAAGGCGAAGTCTCGTTCATCCAGAGCAGGGCTGCAGTTCCCAGTCGGTCGTGTTCATAGGCTGTTGCGGAAAGGAAACTATGCTCAGCGTGTGGGCGCTGGAGCCCCGGTCTATCTGGCCGCGGTGCTCGAGTACCTGACTGCTGAAATCCTAGAGCTGGCCGGCAACGCTGCCCGGGACAACAAGAAAACCAGAATCATCCCGCGTCACCTGCAGCTCGCTGTCCGCAACGACGAGGAGCTCAACAAGCTGATGGGAGGTGTCACCATCGCTCAGGGCGGAGTGCTGCCCAACATCCAGGCTGTGCTGCTGCCCAAGAAAACCGAGAAGCCAGCTAAGGCCAAGTAA
- the LOC121325388 gene encoding histone H2B 1/2-like, which translates to MPEPKAALAPKKGSKKAVVKNPAKGGKKRRKTRKESYAIYVYKVLKQVHPDTGISSKAMGIMNSFVNDIFERIAGESSRLAHYNKRSTITSREIQTAVRLLLPGELAKHAVSEGTKAVTKYTSSK; encoded by the coding sequence ATGCCCGAGCCCAAAGCAGCACTCGCCCCAAAGAAGGGCTCAAAGAAAGCCGTTGTGAAGAACCCGGCTAAGGGAGGAAAGAAGCGTAGAAAGACCAGGAAGGAGAGCTATGCTATCTACGTGTACAAAGTGCTGAAGCAGGTTCACCCTGATACCGGGATCTCTTCTAAGGCGATGGGAATCATGAACTCGTTTGTCAACGACATTTTCGAACGCATCGCCGGCGAGTCTTCTCGTCTGGCTCACTACAACAAGCGCTCCACCATCACTTCCAGGGAGATCCAGACAGCCGTGCGTCTTCTGCTCCCGGGAGAGCTGGCCAAGCACGCCGTgtctgagggcaccaaggccgtcaccaagtacaccagctccaagtaa
- the LOC121325391 gene encoding histone H4, whose protein sequence is MSGRGKGGKGLGKGGAKRHRKVLRDNIQGITKPAIRRLARRGGVKRISGLIYEETRGVLKVFLENVIRDAVTYTEHAKRKTVTAMDVVYALKRQGRTLYGFGG, encoded by the coding sequence ATGTCTGGGAGAGGAAAAGGTGGTAAAGGACTCGGTAAAGGAGGCGCCAAGCGGCACCGGAAAGTGCTGCGTGATAACATCCAGGGAATTACCAAGCCTGCAATCCGACGTCTAGCTCGCCGTGGCGGAGTGAAGCGAATTTCTGGTCTGATTTACGAAGAGACTCGTGGGGTGCTCAAAGTGTTCCTGGAGAATGTGATCCGCGATGCTGTCACTTACACAGAGCACGCAAAGAGAAAGACAGTCACCGCTATGGATGTGGTATATGCTTTGAAACGCCAGGGGCGCACTTTGTATGGATTTGGAGGTTAA
- the LOC121325380 gene encoding histone H1-like, which translates to MAEVAPVAPTEAAPAPIKAVKTGKKKTATKSKKAGPSVSDLIVKAVSASKERSGVSLAALKKALAAGGYDVEKNNSRVNTAVKSLVSKETLLQTKGVGASGSFKLNKKVAEAKDKAAKKTAPKPKKPVVKKAAPKKAPAKKPATKKAATKSPKKAKKPAAKKAATKSPKKAKKPAAKKPAKSPKKAAKPQAAKTKRAAPKRR; encoded by the coding sequence ATGGCAGAAGTTGCGCCTGTAGCACCTACCGAAGCAGCCCCTGCTCCGATTAAGGCTGTCAAAACTGGTAAGAAAAAAACCGCTACCAAGTCTAAGAAAGCGGGGCCCAGCGTATCAGATCTCATCGTCAAGGCAGTGTCTGCTTCCAAGGAGCGCAGCGGGGTGTCTCTAGCCGCGCTGAAGAAAGCTTTGGCGGCCGGCGGTTACGATGTGGAAAAGAACAACTCCCGCGTCAACACGGCAGTCAAGAGCCTGGTCAGCAAGGAGACCCTGTTGCAGACCAAGGGCGTCGGCGCTTCTGGCTCCTTCAAACTCAACAAAAAGGTGGCTGAAGCCAAGGATAAGGCAGCTAAAAAGACTGCGCCCAAACCTAAGAAGCCAGTGGTGAAGAAAGCTGCTCCTAAGAAAGCTCCAGCAAAGAAACCCGCAACCAAGAAGGCAGCTACCAAGAGCCCGAAGAAAGCAAAGAAACCCGCGGCTAAGAAGGCAGCAACAAAGAGCCCCAAAAAGGCAAAGAAACCAGCGGCTAAGAAGCCAGCCAAGAGCCCAAAGAAAGCCGCTAAACCCCAGGCGGCGAAGACAAAGCGGGCAGCTCCTAAAAGACGCTGA
- the LOC121325382 gene encoding histone H3 — MARTKQTARKSTGGKAPRKQLATKAARKSAPATGGVKKPHRYRPGTVALREIRRYQKSTELLIRKLPFQRLVREIAQDFKTDLRFQSSAVMALQEASEAYLVGLFEDTNLCAIHAKRVTIMPKDIQLARRIRGERA, encoded by the coding sequence ATGGCAAGAACCAAGCAAACTGCTCGTAAGTCTACTGGAGGAAAGGCGCCCAGGAAGCAGCTAGCAACTAAAGCTGCACGAAAGAGTGCTCCTGCTACTGGGGGCGTGAAGAAGCCTCATCGTTACAGGCCCGGTACTGTGGCTCTGAGGGAGATCCGCCGCTATCAGAAATCTACAGAGCTGCTGATCCGCAAATTGCCTTTCCAGCGTCTTGTCAGGGAAATTGCTCAGGATTTCAAAACTGACCTGCGCTTCCAGAGCTCTGCTGTTATGGCGCTGCAAGAAGCGAGCGAAGCTTACCTAGTGGGGCTCTTTGAGGATACCAACCTGTGTGCCATTCACGCCAAGAGGGTTACCATCATGCCCAAAGACATCCAGCTGGCCCGCCGCATCCGTGGAGAACGCGCTTAA